The DNA segment ATACCGGAGCCGACGGCGGCCAAGCCGTAGCCGATGAGGTTCAGCGAGCCGTGGAGTGCGTATTCCATCTTGGGTTCCTTTCGAGAACTCTTGTCTTCTTCTTGAAGTCTTGAGGTTGTTGGGACAGGTGGTCAGTGGTCCTCGGCGAGCGAGGAGGCGACGTACTGGGCGGACAGGACGGTGAACACGTAGGCCTGCAGGGCCGCGATCAGCAACTCCAGGGCGAACAGAGCCATGGAGAAGATCAGCGCGGCACCACCGGCGATGTTGTTGACGAGCCCCCAGCGGTTGGAGGCGTGCGCACCGTAGAGCAGCAGCCAGCCACCGCCGACGGTGAAGACCAGGATCACGATGTGACCGGCGAACATGTTGCCGAACAGTCGCAGGCCCAGCGTCAACGGGCGGATGATGAAGTTCGACAAGAACTCGATCGGGATGATGATCGGCAGCAGCGGCCACGGCACACCGGCCGGGATCAGGCTGTTCTTGAAGTAGCGCGCACCGTGCCGGGCGATTCCGGCACCGTTGTAGACGACGAAGACCAGCAGCGCCAGACCCCAGGCATAGCCGATGCTCGCCGCCGTCGGGTACATGAACAAGAAGGTGATGCCGAAGACGTTGCTGAGCAGCAGGAAGAAGAACAGGCTCATCAACAGCGGCAGGTAGGCCCGGTAATCGGGTCCTAGAGCATCGCGGGCGATGCCGTTGCGGACGAAGTTGTAGGCGTACTCGGCTGCGAACTGTGCCTTGCTCGGAATCACCCGCAGCTTGTTCGAGGCGAGCAGCCAGACGATACCGACCAGCAGGAAGGCGATCAGTGCCTGGATCAGCGGCTTGTCGACCCAGTCCACCCCGGGGATGAACCCGCCGGTGAACATGAAATCGCACTCGACCGTCGGTGCGTGGTACTCGGGGACACCCGTTGCCGGATCGATGGTCTCCTTGCACTCGTCGCCGACGGTGGGCATTGCACCGCCGAAGGAGATCAGGCCGCCCACAAAGGCTCCTCTCTGCACGCGTCGGTCATCGCTCCGACCTCGCGTATCGTCTGATGATCATGTAGACGGACAAGGCACATCCGACCAGCATTCCGATTCCCACCAGGAACTCGGTCCCGATGAATCGGTCGGCCAGCCAGCCGATCCCGCCGTAGCAGAGCGGACCCGAGATCAGGTACGCCAGCACCCGCATTCCCTCGTTCATGCCCTGGGCATCCAGTTGCTTGTCCGACGGGGTTCGCGAGGAGGTCTCGGCGGCACGGACTCTAGCAGTCCGGTCAGCTTTGGTCATATCGCCTCCTCACTCGTCCGAACGGGCTCGGGCTCGGGTTCGTCGTAGACCGGAATCCGCAATTTCGCGTACGCCCGGGCCATTCCGATCAGCCATCCGAGCACACCTGCACCGACCCCGATGCAGAGGCCGACGGTGGACAACCGGGACTGCGTGTCGACACCCAGATTCGCCCACCCGGTCAGCAGCAGCGCCAACAGTGCCGCCCGAGCACCGAAGGAGGCCATCGAGGCGGCGAAGAGCTGCCGCGCGGGTGCGGCGGCGAAGCGGATCTGCACCGCCTGGCCGATGGTGTAGAACATCAACGACACCATGGCGCCCAGGGCGACCGATACGGCGACGCGGGCGCCACCGACGAAGGCGGCGATGATCACGGCCGGCACGACCAGCAGGTGCAGACCGATGATGCCGCCGACCAGCAGGGAGCGGGCCCGGTTGATCAGCACACCCGCCTGTACCGGACCGGGCAACGACGCGTCCACCGGTGGCCCCGGTTTCGGGCTGGCCTCAGAGGTCATCGGTAGCAATTCTCATTCGGATCGGGCGGCGTCGTCCGCAATGCGACGACTGCTTGTGAAAGCTAGCACAACCTACTACACAGCGTCGAACTCGTCGGTAACCAGCCACGACGTCTAACCGGCGGGCCGGCTGCGGCGCAGCGGCCCGATGGTCAGCCGGGCGATGATCAAGATCAGTACGGCCAGCAGGATCAAGGTGGTCCACTGCCCGGTCATCCCGATGGCGATCGTGCCGAAGGAGATGATGGCCGCCCACACGTACATCAGCAGCACCGCATTGCGATGGCTGTGCCCCCGGGCGACCAATTGGTGGTGCAGATGCTGTTTGTCGGCCACCCACCACCAGTGACCGCGGATGGTCCGGCGGACGAAGGCCAGGCTGAAGTCCAGGATGGGCAGGGCCAGTGCCGCGATCGGCAGGATCAGCGGCAGGTACGCCGGCAACAGCCCACCGGCCCGTTCGGCACCGCTGTCGACCAACCGGGTGGAGTCGATCTGACCGGTGAGGCTGATCGCCGAGGTGGCCAGCAGCAGTCCCAACAGCATCGATCCCGAGTCGCCCATGAACATTCGCGCAGGGGTGAAGTTGTGCGGCAGGAAGCCGATACAGGCACCCGCTGCGGCGACGGTGATCAGGCTGGCGGTGGTGGCCCGGAAGATGTCCTGGTCCCAGGTCAGCCAGTAGGCGTAGGAGAAGAAGGCCAGGGCACCGATGGCGATCACCCCTGCGGCCAGCCCGTCGAGGCCGTCGACGTAGTTCACCGCATTGGTGCAGAGCACGATGAAGAAGACCGTGATGGCGATCGAGGAGGCATCGTTGAGGGTGAAGATGCGATCGGGCAGCGGGATCCACAACATCTTCACGCCGAGTGCGACCACCAGCCCGGCGGCCAGGATCTGACCGGCGAGTTTGGCCAGCGCATTCAGTTCGAAGAGGTCGTCCAGCACCCCGACCGCACAGATCACCCCGGCTGCGGCGAGCACCGCCCAGGCATCGTGGCGGACCAGTTCGAGTCGGCCGAGGAACGGCAGGTTCACCGCCACGACGAAGGCCGCGGCCACCCCGAAGAACATCGCCAGCCCGCCGAGGTACGGGATCGGCACGGTGTGCATGTCCCGCTCGCGGACCTGGGCCACGGCGCCGGCCCGGACCGCGATCCGTCGGCACAGCCCACTGCCGAGATAGGTCACCGTCGCGGCGATCAGGAAGACCAGCAGGTACTCACGCATCGTTCGGGCGACCCTTTGCCGACTCGGTCCCCTCGGGCTGGGCCAGCTCCGGCGGTACGTGCAGCGCGGGCAGGACTTCCCGCAATTCCTCCACACCGATGCCGCCGACCCGCAGCAAGGCACCGTCGGGGGTGGAGACGAAGTCGACGATCGTCGAGGAAGGGCCGTCACTGCTGCGGCCGGCGTCGAGATAGCCGGCGACCGACAGCCCGAGCTGCAGCTCGGCCTCCTGGGCGGTACGGGCAGCGGGCTGACCGGTCTTGTTCGCGCTGCTCACGGCGAGCGGGCCGGTCACCCGCAGCACCGCCCGGGCGATCTCGTGATCGGGGATCCGGATCGCGACGGTACCGTCGGCATCGCCCAGGTCGAGGCGGAGGCTTCGCTGGGCGGTCAGTACCAGGGTCAACGGCCCGGGCCAGAAACGCTCCATCAGTTCCCGGGCAGCCGGCGGCACATCGGAGGCCAGGGCCATCGCCACCTCGGGATCGGCCACCAGTACCGGCGGCGGCATGTCCCGACCGCGGCCCTTGGCATCCAGCAGGCGCTGGACGGCCTCGGCGTCGAAGGCATCGGCGGCGATCCCGTAGACGGTGTCGGTGGGCAGCACCACACATTTGCCGGCCACGATCAGTCGGCGTGCCCGGGCCGCCGCCTCGCCGACATCGTCGGTGGGCAGGATCCGGCTGGGTGCCGGGTCTCCCGGGACTCCCGGCCGGTCCGTGCTGCTCACCGTTCCATCCTGCCAGAATCCGACCGCTGCGCCGTGACGAACCGCGGCCTGCCGGTCAGGTCACGATGGTCGGCCACGGCGACGAAACCGCCGTGATCGATGAACACCGCCGGCGCGCTGTCGGCCTGCACCTCGGCATGTTCGGCGGCGACCACTCCCCCGCGGCCAGCCGGCCCGTCGACCCGCAACAGGCGATGCGCGGTGGCTGCGACCTGTCGCATCGCGGTCAATCCGTCCGGACCGGAGAACAGCGCCAGGTGCGGTTCGTGGGTGCGTACCTCCTCGGCCACGCCGTCCCAGTGCTCCAGCGGGATGTAGGGCGGGTTGCTGATCACCAGGTCGACCGTCCGATCCAGGTCGGGGAAGGCATCGGCGAGGTCGCCGTGGCGCAGGTCGACCCCGTGGCGGGAGAGGTTCTTCGAGGCCCAGGCCAGTGCGTCCTCCGACAGCTCCACCGCATGTACCAGGGCGGCCGGGACCTCGGCGCTGACGGCCGCCGAGATCGCACCCGAACCGGCGCCGAGTTCGACCACCACCGGTGCGGCGACCCCGTCGGCGATCCGATGGCGCAGCCAGTCCACGGCCCATCCGGTCATCACCTCGGTCTCCGGACGTGGTGTGAACACACCCGGGCCGACTTCCAGCCGGACGGTCCGGAACCAGGCCTCTCCGGTCAGGTGCTGCAGGGGTTCACCGGCGATCCGACGCCTCACCAGTGCGGTGAGCGCCTCGAGCTGGGCGGCCTGCAGTGGTGGGGCCAGCACCAGGGCACCGAGTTCGACACCCAGCACATGCGCCAGGAGGGTCCGCGCCTCGGCGGCCGGGCTCGGCGATCCCCCGTCGGTGAGCAGCCGACCGGTACGCCGCAGGACTACCGCGATCGATCTGTCGCCGTGGTCGGCGACCGGCATCGGTTCGGTGCTCATCGCCCCAGCCGGGCCGCCAGGTCGGCCTCGGCGAGCGCGGTCAGCACCGCGCCCAGCTCGCCGTTCAGCACCGCGTCCATGTTGTAGGCCTTGAACCCGATCCGGTGATCGGCGATCCGGTTCTCCCCGAAGTTGTAGGTACGGATGCGCTCGGACCGGTCGACGGTACGTACCTGCGAGCGCCGTGCATCGGAGGCTGCGGCTGCCGCCTCCTCCTCGGCCCGGGCGACCAGCCGCGCCCGGAGCATCCGCATCGCCTGCTCCCGGTTCTGCAGCTGGGAGCGCTCGTTCTGGCAGGAGACGACGATCCCGGTCGGCAGATGGGTGATCCGGACCGCCGAATCGGTGGTGTTCACACCCTGACCGCCGGGACCGGAGGAGCGGAAGACGTCGATCCGCAGATCGGCGGGGTCGATGTCGACCTCATCGGCCTCCACCTCCGGCATCACCAGGACGCCGGCGGCGCTGGTGTGCACCCGCCCCTGGGTCTCGGTCACCGGTACCCGCTGGACCCGGTGCACACCGCCTTCGAACTTGAGCACACCGAAGGGCTGCTCCCCTGCTCCGCTGCCGCCCTTGATCGCCACGGTGACCGAGCGATACCCGCCGAGATCGGTCTCCTGGGAGTCGAGCACCTCGACCTTCCAGCCGCGGGACTCGGCATAGCGGGTGTACATCCGCAGCAGGTCGCCGGCGAACAGCGCGGATTCCTCGCCGCCCTCACCGGACTTGATCTCGATCAGGGCGTCGGCGGCATCGTTGGGGTCACGCGGTGCGAGCAGCCGGGTCAGCTTCTCGGTGTTGCGCTCCAGCTTCTGGGACAGTTCGTCGACCTCGTCGGCGAACGAGGGGTCCTCGGCGGCCAGTTCGGTCGCCGCCCGCTGATCGGCCAGCAACTTCTCGCGGTCGTCGAAGGCCTTGATCAGCGGTTGCAGTTCGGCATGACGACGGCCGATCCGGCGCACCCGCGCCGGATCGGCGTGGGTGGCCGGATCGGCCAGGGCGACTTCCAGCTCGGCGAATTCCGCCCGTACCGGGCCGGGATCGAAGACCCCGTCGGAGGTACCGGCAGCCGAGGGCGGTGTCGTCAGGACTGCTTCTTGGCGTACCGCTTCTGGAACCGGGCGACGCGGCCACCGGTGTCAAGGATCTTCTGCTTGCCGGTGTAGAACGGGTGGCAGGCGGAGCAGACCTCGGCGCGGATCACGCCGTCGGTCTTGGTGCTGTGGGTGGTGAAGGTGTTGCCACAGGTGCAGCTGACCTGGGTCTCCACGTACTCGGGATGAATTCCCTGCTTCATTCTTGGTCTCCTCGATTCGATATGTCCGGGTCGCCGATCTGGAGAGGCGTGAACCGGACCGACGCACGATTTTGCCGTACGCATCCCTTTCAACCAAATCCGACGGCGATTATTCCCTGGACAACCGGGCCCGAGCGACGGTTCAGAAGCCGCAGATCGCCTGCCCCGGAACCATCGGCTGGACCACCAGATGCCAGAGCTCGTCCTGGTGACGCCACAGGGCCGTCGGATTGTCCCGGGCCGCTGCCAGCAGGGTACGTGCCTGTTCACCACCGACCGATCCGCACGAGCGCGTACCGGTCGGGATCCGCAGCAGCTCGGCGGGATCCTCACCGGGCCACTGCACCGCGTCGTCCGACTCCCCCGTACCCGACTCCTCCGCCGGTGTCCCCCGCACCACGGCCGCATCGGGCTCGAACGGTTCGGGGCTGCCGGTGCGGACCCAGTCGTGGGCCTCGTCGAGGAATTCCCGCAGCTGTCTGCGGTGTTCGGCCGGTTCACCGTCGAGCAGTGCGTCACCGTCGCCGAAGGCGTAGATGCTCAGTCCGCCGGTGCTGCCGGGAAGGTTGAACGCGATCTCGGTCGAGGACTGATCGGTGATCGACGGCTCTCCGTAGTCGACCCCGGAGAGCAGACCGGAGTCGGCGAGTCGCTGCAGGTAATCGCTCACCTCGGCCGGTTCTCGGCGGACCTGCTGCAACTGGGCCGGTACGGCACCGAGGCTGCGTTCGGCGACCTTGGTGACAACGAGGCCGTCGTCGAACACGGTGAGCACCGGGACGGTGCCGGCGGCGATCACCTCCAGCGGGGCCGGTGGGGAGGAGATGGTCACCTGCAGCACCGGGATCGCGTCGGTGGGATCCGGCACCTGGGTGCTCGCGGACCCGCTGGAGGTGGCCGGGGTTACCGGTTCGGCTCCGGTGTCGGCACAACCCGACAGCAACGCGGCGGCGCCGGTCAGTGCACCGAGTCGGAACACGTGACGCCGGGTGAACGGTTCCATTGCCCGAGGATCGCAGATCCGGGGCTCATCGGTCACGACGCACAGTGGCGCAGGTTCGCCCCACTGCCCGAGGCCTGTGTTGCAGGTCTACGGTGTGCGCATGAGCACACAGGACGACGAGGTCATCGAGAGCGAGTTCATGCGGGCCACCGGTCTGGTGATGACCGAGATCACCGCGACAAAGGTCACCGGGTACGCCGAGCTGGGCCCACGCCAGCACCAGCCCCATGGCATCGTGCACGGCGGGGTGTACTGCGCGATCATCGAGACCGTGGCCAGCACCGGTGCCTTCACCGCCGTCGCCGATCAGGGCAAGGTCGTGGTCGGCGTGCACAATGCGACCGACTTCCTCCGCGCGGTCTCCGAGGCCCGGGCGACGGTGGTGGGCGAGCCGCTCTTCCAGGGCCGCACGCAGCAGTTGTGGCAGGTCGTGATCACCAATGACGCGAACAGCAAGGAACTGGCCCGCGGCCAGGTCCGGCTGGCTGTGATCGACCGGCCGAGCTGACCGATCGGCCGAGCTGACCGACCGACGGGCGGCTCAATGTTCGAGCGCCACCGCCAGGCCGAAGGCGACCAGGACCGAACCGGTCACCGCATCGAAGGCTCGACGCACTCGCCGGCGGGTGAGGAACCGGCGGGCGGCATGCGCACCGAGCACCAGCAATGCCTGGTAGATCGTCCCAAGCACGGTGGTCGCGGTGGCATAGAACACCAGTGCCAGCACGCCCTGCCCGGGGGTCAGGAACTGCGGCAGGATCGCCAGGTAGAAGATCAACACCTTCGGGTTGGTCAGATTGCTCAGTGCGCCCTGCAGGAAGCTGCTGCGACTGCCACCGGCACGCAACCGACGCCGGGTGCGCCGATCGTCGGTCACCGTGCCACCTGTCGTACCGACCGGGTCGCTCGGTACGTCATCCGCCGGACCCGTTACCACGGCTGCCGGATCGGTCGCGGCGAGTGGTGCGTACCGGCCGCGGATCGCGGCCCGGATCGACAGTGCACCGAGTACCACCAGGTACGCCGCACCGACGTACTTGATCGTCCAGAACAGCGGGTCGATGGTGACGATCAACGCGCCCAGACCGGCCGCTGCGACCAGTCCCTGGGTCAGGTTCGCCAAGCTGACCCCGGCCACGGTCCACAGCCCCGGTCTTGGCCCGTGGACCATCGCCTGCTTCAGCACCACCGCGGTGTCCGGGCCCGGTGCCAGCACCAGCACGATCACCACCGAGAGGAAGATCCCCAATGACGCCCACTCCATGATCGAATGGTCTCAGCCGTCCCCCGCCTCCCTGCGAGGGGTCCACGATGCGTCGGCCGGGCCCGGGCGAGGTCCGGACGGCCGCTCCGAGTCGAGGTCGCCGGCCCGCTGCAGGGAGGTGGGCAACCAGGCGCCAGTGCCGGGCCGTGATCACCCGCACGTCACAAAGGTGGAATCCCGGCGTTACAGCCCAATCGGCCGATGCCGTCGGCGGTCACGACCCGAAGGAGAAGTTGATGTTCACCGACCGCGGTGATGTCGGCGGGACAGACGAATGCCACCCGGACCGGATCGGTTCGGGTGGCATTCGTACTCGGTGGGGCAACACCGGCCACCGGTCAGGACTCGCCGACGACGATCCCGTCGGCATCGGCCCAGACATGGGCGCCGGGGGTGAAGACGACATCGCCGATCGTGATCTCGACATCCACCTCGCCTGCACCGTCCTTGGCCGACTTCCGGGGATTGGTCCCCAGGGCCTTCACTCCCAGATCCAACTTGCCCAGCTCGACGCTGTCCCGGACGGCACCGTTGATGATCACCCCGGACCAGTCGTTGCGCACCGCGGAGGCACCGATCAGATCACCGACCAGTGCACTCTCCAGCGAACCACCGCCGTCGACCACCAGCACTGCCCCGTCACCGGGTGTGGCCAGGATCTGCTTGATCAAGGCGTTGTCCCGATGGCAGCGGATCGTGCGTACCTGTCCGTCGAAGTCGATCTTGCCACCGAGATCGCGGAGCTGAATCGAGACGCTGGCAAGTGAATCGCCGCGCTCGTCCCACAGATCGGCGGTGGCAACCATGATCAGTTCTCCTGGCTCGGCGTCGTCTTCTGGATCTGCAACAAGAACTCGGTGTTGCTCTGGGTCTTCTTCATCCGGTTCAACAAGGTCTCCAGGGCCTGTTGTCCGTCGAGTCCACTGAGCACCCGGCGAAGCTTCCACATCACCTGCAGTTCGTCACGGGCCAGCAGCAGTTCCTCCCGACGGGTGCTGGAGGCATCCACGTCGATCGCCGGGAAGATCCGCTTGTCGGCGAACTCACGGCGCAACCGCAGCTCCATGTTGCCGGTTCCCTTGAACTCCTCGAAGATCACCTCGTCCATCCGGGAGCCACTGTCCACCAGCGCGGTGGCGAGAATGGTCAGTGAACCGCCGTTCTCGATGTTGCGCGCAGCACCGAAGAACTTCTTCGGCGGGTAGAGCGCTGCCGAGTCCACGCCACCGGACAGGATCCGGCCCGATGCCGGTGCCGCCAGGTTGTAGGCCCGGCCCAGGCGGGTGATGCCGTCGAGCAGCACGACCACATCGTGTCCGAGCTCGACCAGACGCTTCGCTCGTTCGATGGCGAGCTCGGCGACCGTGGTGTGGTCACCGGCCGGCCGGTCGAAGGTGGAGGAGATCACTTCACCGGTGACGGTCCGCTCGAAGTCGGTGACCTCCTCGGGACGTTCGTCGACCAGCACCACCATCAGGTGCACCTCGGGGTTGTTGGTCGTGATCGCATTGGCGATGTTCTGCATCACCATCGTCTTGCCGGCCTTGGCCGGTGAGTTGATCAAGCCACGCTGCCCCTTGCCGATCGGCGAGACCAGATCGATGATCCGTCCGGTCATGTTCGTCGGCGTGGTCTCCAGCCGCAGACGCTCCTGCGGGTAGAGCGGGGTCAGCTTGGCGAACTCCGGCCGGTTCTTCGCCTTCTCCGGGTCATCTCCGTTGATCGAATCGATCTTGACCAGCGGATTGAACTTCTCCTTCCGCTCCCCGTCGCGGGGTTCGCGGATCGCGCCGGTCACCACATCGCCCTTGCGCAGACCGTACTTGCGCACCATCGACAACGAGACGTAGGCGTCGTTGGAACCGGGCAGGTAGCCACTGGTACGGACGAAGGCGTAGTTGTCCAGCACGTCGAGGATGCCGGAGATCTGCAGCAGGACGTCGTCCTCACTGATCACCGGTTCGACGTCGAGCCGGTCCATCCCGCCGCTGCGGCCGCGCCGGTTCTGCCGGTCGCGGTTGCGACGACGGCGTCCGCGACGACCGCCGTCATCGTCACCGTCGCGGTTGTTCCGGTCGTTGTCGTTGTTGTTCCCGCGGTCGTTGCGGTCGTTCCGATTGTTGTTGCCGCGATCGTTGCGCTCGTCACGATTGTTGTCGTCACGATTGCGATTGCGGTCACGTCGCGAGCCCCGGTCGTCGCCATCGGAGTTGCGATTGCGGTCGTTGCCCCGGTTGTCCCGCTCGGCGATCTCGCGTACCAGATCGTCGGGATTCGGCGCCTCGGAACCGTTGCCCTCGCGTCCGTTGCGGGATTCGGAGTCCGATTCCCCGCGGGTGCGATCGTCGTTGCGGTTCTCGCCCCGGTTGTCGTTGCCACGCCGGTTGCGCCCGCGCCCCCGTCCGTTGTCGCCATCGTTGCGATCGCCCCGACCGTTGTCGCCCTCGTTGCGATCGCCGCGAGCGTTGTCGTTGCGGTCGTCACGACCGTTGTGGTTGCGGTCGGCATTGTGCTCGCGGTCGGCATTGTGCTCGCGGTCGGCATTGTGGTTGCGGTCGGTACGAGCGCTCGGGCTCTCCTCACCGGCCTGGTCCTGCGACGCCTTCGGCTCGGCGTCACCGCGGCGACTCGCACGCTCGATGGCCACTCTCCGCGCCTCCTCGGCGCGGGCATCGGCATCGGGTAGCGCGGGCTGGGTCTCGGCACGGCGGTCGGCACCCGACTGCTTACCGGCCGAGTCCTCCGCGGGTCGGTTCTCGACGGGCCGCTCGGCGCTTCGACCGGCACCGCCGGTCGATCCCGGCTGCCCGGACTGAGCTGCTCGGATCGCCGTGATCAGGTCACCCTTGCGCATGGCGGCGGCGCCCTTCAGGCCCAACTGGGAGGCGAGCTTCTTCAGTTCGGGGAGCACCATGGCTTCCAGACCCGAACCCTTGCGCCGTCGACCAGGTTCCGTGACGCTCGTCGTCTCGGTGGTGTCCGTCACATGTCCTTCTTTCTCTTGGCCCAGACGGGGCCTTGACGTTTCTGCGGAGTTTGGACTGAGATTCCGCTGCCAAGCCAGCCCGACGGCAGAGCCGTCAAAAAATGGTGTCAGTGGCGTTGGGGTGCGATTAGCACTTCCTGCCGCGCCCGCTTGACCGAGGCGCACCGTGGTGAATCCACCACTCGTGGACCAAGGTTAGCACCGGGGTGGGCACAGCCCGCAAGGGCGACGATCCGGCGTGTCCGCCCAGCCGGGAAACCGGCACCGGACGGTCCACCGGATCAGCCTCGGTGCGCGGGCGCGAATTCCACCCGGGCACCACCGGCCGGCCGCAGCCGGCGCATCCGGAACCCGAGCGCCTCATCCAACCCCGAAAGGTCCGCCGGCGTCCCCAGCACCACCACGGTCGGCCCGGCACCGGAGATCACCGCGGCATGTCCGGCATTGCGCAGCCGATCCAGCAGCGCTGCCGAGGCAGGCATCAGCGGCGCCCGGTACGGCTGGTGCAACCAGTCCTGGGTGCCGGCGAGCAGGTCCTGCGGCGAGTGCTGCAGGGCGTGTACCAGCAGTGCTGCACAGGCGACCGAGGCACTGGCGTCGGGATGCGGCACCGTCGGCGGCAGCGCTCCCCGGGCCGCCCGGGTGGCGACCGCACCATCGGGAATGAACGCCAATCCCATCAACCGCTCGTCCAGCGGCAGCCGTACCACGCGGTCCTCACCGGGGACGACCAGCGTCAGCCCGCCCAGCAGGGCCGGTGCGGCGTTGTCCAGATGCCCCTCGGCTGCCCGGGCCCGGCGCAGCAGCCAACGCTCGTCCACCGGGCGACCCGGGCGGGCCCAGGTCCAGGCGGCCATCAGACCGGTGACCACCGCCGCCGCCGAGGAGCCGAGACCACGCCCGTGCGGAATCCGGTTCACTGCGCTCAGCCGTATCCCGTCCGGCACCGGCGAGCCGAGATCGGCCAGCCCGCTGAGCAGCGTGGCGATCACCAGATGCCGCCGGCCCTCGGGTACCCGGCCGGCACCCTCACCGGTGACCGACACGGCGAATTCGTCGGCGACCTCCAGCCGTACCTCGTCGACCAGATCCCAGGCCAGGCCCAGGGCATCGAAACCGGGGCCGAGGTTCGCGCTGGTGGCCGGCACCGTGACCGCCAGCGCCGGGAAGGCGGTCGGTCCCGGTACGGACGGAACGCTCAACTCTCCAACCCCAACCAGCGAGCCACCTCGGCGGCCTCGGCCGGCAACACATCGGGGTCGACGCTACGGTCGCGCATCGCGGTGTCGACATCCTTCAACCCGTTGCCGGTGCAGGTGACCGCGATCCGCAGCCCCGACGGCAGGTCGCCGGCGCGATGGGCGGCCAACAGTCCGGCGACCCCGCTGGCCGAGGCCGGCTCGACGAAGATCCCCTCCCAGGCCGCCAACACCGACTGTGCCTCCAGGATCTGATCGTCGGTGACCGCGCCGAACCGGCCCTCGGAGTCGGCGACCGCGGCCTTCGCCAGATCGGCCGAGGCGGGGTTGCCGATCCGGATGGCGGTGGCCACCGTCTCGGGATTCAGCACCGGATGCCCGTGCACCAGCGGCGCGGCCCCGGAGGCCTGGAATCCCCACATCTGCGGCAATCGGGTGGCCAGGCCATCGGTGTGGTACTCGCGGTAGCCCATCCAGTAGGCGGAGATGTTGCCGGCATTGCCGACCGGCAGCACATGCAGGTCCGGGGCGTCACCGAGGGCGTCGACGATCTCGAAGGCGGCGGTCTTCTGCCCCTGCAACCGGTCCGGGTTCACCGAGTTCACCAAGGCGACCGGGTAGTTCTCCGACAACTTCCGGGCCACCTCGAGGGCGTTGTCGAAGTTGCCGTCCAATTGCACGATCCGGGCACCGTAGACGACGGCCTGGGCGAGCTTGCCGGTGGCGATCTTGCCGGCGGGCAGCAGCACCAGGGCCTTCATCCCGGCCTTCGCGGCGTAGGCCGCGG comes from the Naumannella halotolerans genome and includes:
- the atpB gene encoding F0F1 ATP synthase subunit A, producing MPTVGDECKETIDPATGVPEYHAPTVECDFMFTGGFIPGVDWVDKPLIQALIAFLLVGIVWLLASNKLRVIPSKAQFAAEYAYNFVRNGIARDALGPDYRAYLPLLMSLFFFLLLSNVFGITFLFMYPTAASIGYAWGLALLVFVVYNGAGIARHGARYFKNSLIPAGVPWPLLPIIIPIEFLSNFIIRPLTLGLRLFGNMFAGHIVILVFTVGGGWLLLYGAHASNRWGLVNNIAGGAALIFSMALFALELLIAALQAYVFTVLSAQYVASSLAEDH
- a CDS encoding AtpZ/AtpI family protein — encoded protein: MTKADRTARVRAAETSSRTPSDKQLDAQGMNEGMRVLAYLISGPLCYGGIGWLADRFIGTEFLVGIGMLVGCALSVYMIIRRYARSER
- a CDS encoding MraY family glycosyltransferase, coding for MREYLLVFLIAATVTYLGSGLCRRIAVRAGAVAQVRERDMHTVPIPYLGGLAMFFGVAAAFVVAVNLPFLGRLELVRHDAWAVLAAAGVICAVGVLDDLFELNALAKLAGQILAAGLVVALGVKMLWIPLPDRIFTLNDASSIAITVFFIVLCTNAVNYVDGLDGLAAGVIAIGALAFFSYAYWLTWDQDIFRATTASLITVAAAGACIGFLPHNFTPARMFMGDSGSMLLGLLLATSAISLTGQIDSTRLVDSGAERAGGLLPAYLPLILPIAALALPILDFSLAFVRRTIRGHWWWVADKQHLHHQLVARGHSHRNAVLLMYVWAAIISFGTIAIGMTGQWTTLILLAVLILIIARLTIGPLRRSRPAG
- a CDS encoding L-threonylcarbamoyladenylate synthase — encoded protein: MSSTDRPGVPGDPAPSRILPTDDVGEAAARARRLIVAGKCVVLPTDTVYGIAADAFDAEAVQRLLDAKGRGRDMPPPVLVADPEVAMALASDVPPAARELMERFWPGPLTLVLTAQRSLRLDLGDADGTVAIRIPDHEIARAVLRVTGPLAVSSANKTGQPAARTAQEAELQLGLSVAGYLDAGRSSDGPSSTIVDFVSTPDGALLRVGGIGVEELREVLPALHVPPELAQPEGTESAKGRPNDA
- the prmC gene encoding peptide chain release factor N(5)-glutamine methyltransferase codes for the protein MSTEPMPVADHGDRSIAVVLRRTGRLLTDGGSPSPAAEARTLLAHVLGVELGALVLAPPLQAAQLEALTALVRRRIAGEPLQHLTGEAWFRTVRLEVGPGVFTPRPETEVMTGWAVDWLRHRIADGVAAPVVVELGAGSGAISAAVSAEVPAALVHAVELSEDALAWASKNLSRHGVDLRHGDLADAFPDLDRTVDLVISNPPYIPLEHWDGVAEEVRTHEPHLALFSGPDGLTAMRQVAATAHRLLRVDGPAGRGGVVAAEHAEVQADSAPAVFIDHGGFVAVADHRDLTGRPRFVTAQRSDSGRMER
- the prfA gene encoding peptide chain release factor 1, whose protein sequence is MTTPPSAAGTSDGVFDPGPVRAEFAELEVALADPATHADPARVRRIGRRHAELQPLIKAFDDREKLLADQRAATELAAEDPSFADEVDELSQKLERNTEKLTRLLAPRDPNDAADALIEIKSGEGGEESALFAGDLLRMYTRYAESRGWKVEVLDSQETDLGGYRSVTVAIKGGSGAGEQPFGVLKFEGGVHRVQRVPVTETQGRVHTSAAGVLVMPEVEADEVDIDPADLRIDVFRSSGPGGQGVNTTDSAVRITHLPTGIVVSCQNERSQLQNREQAMRMLRARLVARAEEEAAAAASDARRSQVRTVDRSERIRTYNFGENRIADHRIGFKAYNMDAVLNGELGAVLTALAEADLAARLGR
- the rpmE gene encoding 50S ribosomal protein L31; the encoded protein is MKQGIHPEYVETQVSCTCGNTFTTHSTKTDGVIRAEVCSACHPFYTGKQKILDTGGRVARFQKRYAKKQS
- a CDS encoding PaaI family thioesterase; its protein translation is MSTQDDEVIESEFMRATGLVMTEITATKVTGYAELGPRQHQPHGIVHGGVYCAIIETVASTGAFTAVADQGKVVVGVHNATDFLRAVSEARATVVGEPLFQGRTQQLWQVVITNDANSKELARGQVRLAVIDRPS
- a CDS encoding LysE family translocator, translating into MEWASLGIFLSVVIVLVLAPGPDTAVVLKQAMVHGPRPGLWTVAGVSLANLTQGLVAAAGLGALIVTIDPLFWTIKYVGAAYLVVLGALSIRAAIRGRYAPLAATDPAAVVTGPADDVPSDPVGTTGGTVTDDRRTRRRLRAGGSRSSFLQGALSNLTNPKVLIFYLAILPQFLTPGQGVLALVFYATATTVLGTIYQALLVLGAHAARRFLTRRRVRRAFDAVTGSVLVAFGLAVALEH